The genomic region TCTCGGCGGCGACAGCCAGATGCTCGGCAACGAGGGCTTCCTGGTGGACGGCATTGTCATGCTCGGACTGGACCACTCCCACGGGAAGCTCGTGCGCTACCTCCAGGTGGAGAAGATGCGCGCGGTCGACCACTCCATGGAGAAACACGCGATCGAACCTAGGAAGGGCGGTCTTACCGTGCTGGGGCCGATCTTCGATACGGGGGGAAGCCCCACATGATCCCACTCGAACCGCGGATGCCTGGGAGGCGCCGCGGTCGGAACCGACACCGCGGGAGGGCACCGTAAATGGCCGATGGATCGATCTTGGACGCGCTGGACGCACTGAAGAAGCTTGAGGAGAGCATCAAGACTCGGGACGCGGAATTCAAGGACCGCGAGGCGGCTCTCCAGGAGCGAGAGACCAAACTCGCCGAGGACCGGCAGTCCCTGGACCAGGAGAAGGCGGGCCTCGCGGAGGAGCGGGACGCGCTCTCCGGCCGCGAGAAGGGCATGCGGGCCCGCGAGAAGGAGCTCGAGCAGCAGGAACGCGCGCTCGATCAGCGGAACGAGGAACTCGAATCGACGAAGCAGAAGGTGCTGTCCAAGGAGCAAGGCCTCGTCCAGCGCGAAGAGGAGCTCGCGAAGCGCCTCGAGTCCCTCGTGAAGCGCGAGGACGACATCGCGAAACGCCACGAGGAGTCCGCGGCCCACGCCAACGAAATCGCCTCCCGCAAAGGTGAGATTGCCCAACGACAAGAACAGCTCCTGAAGGTTCTCGAGGACCACAAGGCCGCCCTCGAGAGCCAGATCGCCAAGGGGCGTCAGCAGCTCGATCAGGAGAAAGCATTGGCCGCGGAGGAGCAGGCCCTCGCCCAGAGCCGGACCCGAATCGCGGACGAGACGCGGCGGCTCGCGGAGAGGGAGAAGCAGCTCCTAGCGCTCGAGCAAAGCCTGCGAACGCAGCAGACGCAACCGGGCCAGGCTTCCGCTCCCACCGCGGCGACCGCCCCTCGACCGGCAGGACCGGCCCCGGCTCCTGCGGCGGCCCGACCCCAGCCGGCCGTTTCGCCGCAGCCCACCCCCCAACCGGCGGCCGCCAAGCCCGCCACGAAGCCCATGGTCCAAGTGCAGCCTGAGGTCAAGGAGGAACCTGCCGGGGCCGAGGTACCGTGTCCCGCGTGCGGGACGATGATCTCGAGCGACGCGATCATGTGCTACGCCTGCGGTCACCGCTTGCAGGAAGAGGAGGTCACGGAAGAGACCTCGGCGGAGGGCGAGCTCCCGTGTCCGTCGTGCGGGACGATGATCTCGAGCGACGCGATCATGTGCTACGCCTGCGGTCACCGGCTGTCCCCCGAAGACGACAAATCAGGCAGGAAGGCCCAGGTCTCGACCGTCAAGAAGGTCCTCAAGAAGAAGGTCATCTAGGCCCACTGGGGACACCACCGGGCCCCGCGACGACGTGCCCAGAACAGGGCTCGCGCGAGGCCAGACCCCTTATTTTAATATCCATTCACAGATTAAAACAATCCCTCCATGAAAACGGGCTCGTTTCCGCGTCCGGGGACACGTCGCTATCGAGATAGATAATCGCTCGGTAAGCTATTTATAAAGAGCCCCAGGATGGGCCGCCCACATGCCCACCGGAAGTAGTCCTAGGGCGCTCGTTCTCCGACTCCTCCCCGGGAGGTCTAGCGATGTCTGACCGAGCCACTCGAAATGGCAAGGCGCTGAGCCTTATGATTGTCTCGCTGCTGGCCGTAGGCGGCCTCCTAGGCGTCGTCACGGTACTGACGCCTCCGGTGCGCGCCGACAACTGCGGCCAGTCCAGCACGCTCCTCACGGGCAACTGGGTGGTGACGGCGCCGCAGACCTGCTCCGGGATGTTCTTCTACCTGGACGGGAACCTGTACATCCGCAACGGCGGCAGCCTGACCCTCCAGAACGGCGGGATCAGCTTCGTGGAAGACACGACCCACGTCCACGCGCTCGCGATCGACGCGGGCGGGTCCATCATCCTGCTGAACTCCACGCTCACGACGTCGACGAACACGCTGAACCCGTACGTGAAGCTCGCGGCCACCGTGAACGGGACGCTCGCGATGCGGACGGGCTCCATGCTCAAGTTC from Thermoplasmata archaeon harbors:
- a CDS encoding ATPase domain-containing protein encodes the protein LGGDSQMLGNEGFLVDGIVMLGLDHSHGKLVRYLQVEKMRAVDHSMEKHAIEPRKGGLTVLGPIFDTGGSPT
- a CDS encoding zinc ribbon domain-containing protein, with the translated sequence MADGSILDALDALKKLEESIKTRDAEFKDREAALQERETKLAEDRQSLDQEKAGLAEERDALSGREKGMRAREKELEQQERALDQRNEELESTKQKVLSKEQGLVQREEELAKRLESLVKREDDIAKRHEESAAHANEIASRKGEIAQRQEQLLKVLEDHKAALESQIAKGRQQLDQEKALAAEEQALAQSRTRIADETRRLAEREKQLLALEQSLRTQQTQPGQASAPTAATAPRPAGPAPAPAAARPQPAVSPQPTPQPAAAKPATKPMVQVQPEVKEEPAGAEVPCPACGTMISSDAIMCYACGHRLQEEEVTEETSAEGELPCPSCGTMISSDAIMCYACGHRLSPEDDKSGRKAQVSTVKKVLKKKVI